Proteins encoded by one window of Sphaerodactylus townsendi isolate TG3544 linkage group LG02, MPM_Stown_v2.3, whole genome shotgun sequence:
- the DHCR7 gene encoding 7-dehydrocholesterol reductase: MATHKEPKCPDGPKSKHSVNGAGASQAQWGRAWSVDWISLSSVIFLLLFAPLIVYYFIMSCDQYNCSLTTPAIEIFTGKTHLLDIWNKTPSLTWKAASLYISWVIFQAILYMLPDFAHKIIPWYRGGLQEGAVTPAGVTLKYEVNGLQAWLITSAFWFANAYYFHWFSPTIIFDNWIPLLWCANILGYAVSIFVFVKARWFPTNAEDCKYTGNFFYDFMMGIEFNPRLGKWFDFKLFFNGRPGIVAWTIINHSFESKHEELYGQVTNSMNLINALQVLYVLDYFWNEAWYLKTIDICHDHFGWYLGWGDCVWLPYMYTLQALYLVYHPVQLSRSTTAEILLLGLLGYYFFRMTNHQKDLFRRTDGNCKIWGTKPKYIECSYMSADGTKHYSKLLTSGFWGVARHFNYTGDLLGSLSYCLCCGFDHILPYFYIIYMTILLVHRCIRDEHRCSSKYGKDWNRYCDAVPYRLFPGVF, from the exons ATGGCAACTCATAAGGAACCAAAATGTCCCGATGGACCAAAAAGTAAACATTCAGTGAATGGAGCTGGAGCTTCTCAAGCACAATGGGGAAGAGCTTG GAGCGTTGACTGGATTTCCCTGTCATCTGTCATTTTTCTACTCCTGTTTGCACCCCTCATTGTGTATTATTTTATAATGTCATGTGATCAGTACAACTGCTCCTTAACTACACCAGCTATTGAAATTTTCACTGGGAAAACCCACCTCTTAGATATCTGGAACAAGACACCATCACTGACCTGGAAAGCTGCAAGCCTCTATATTTCTTGGGTAATTTTTCAG GCAATTTTGTACATGCTTCCTGACTTTGCCCACAAGATAATTCCTTGGTATCGAGGAGGATTGCAAGAAGGTGCAGTAACACCTGCTG GTGTCACACTTAAGTATGAGGTCAATGGACTTCAAGCCTGGCTTATCACAAGTGCCTTTTGGTTTGCAAACGCTTACTACTTCCACTGGTTCTCACCCACCATCATTTTTGACAACTGGATTCCACTTCTATGGTGTGCAAATATTCTTGGCTATGCAGTATCTATATTTGTATTTGTGAAAGCCCGCTGGTTCCCGACTAATGCAGAAGACTG CAAATACACTGGTAACTTCTTTTATGACTTCATGATGGGGATTGAATTTAATCCTCGTTTAGGAAAGTGGTTTGACTTCAAACTGTTTTTCAACGGTCGCCCAGGCATTGTAGCATGGACTATTATTAACCACTCCTTTGAATCtaaacatgaggaattgtatggTCAAGTAACCAATTCTATGAATCTCATCAATGCTCTTCAG GTTCTATATGTCCTAGACTATTTCTGGAATGAAGCCTGGTATTTGAAAACTATTGACATCTGCCACGATCATTTTGGATGGTACCTAGGCTGGGGAGACTGTGTTTGGCTTCCTTACATGTATACCCTGCAG GCATTATACTTGGTCTACCACCCTGTTCAGCTTTCCAGAAGCACCACAGCTGAGATTCTGCTATTGGGACTGTTGGGCTATTATTTCTTCAGAATGACTAATCATCAGAAAGATCTCTTCCGTCGCACTGATGGAAACTGTAAAATCTGGGGGACAAAGCCTAAATATATTGAATGCTCCTATATGTCAGCTGATGGGACCAAACATTATAGCAAGTTGTTGACTTCAGGATTTTGGGGAGTGGCCCGTCATTTTAACTATACAGGAGACTTATTGGGGTCCCTGTCATACTGCCTGTGTTGTGGATTTGATCACATCCTACCTTATTTCTACATTATTTACATGACAATTCTCCTGGTGCACCGCTGCATTAGGGATGAACATAGATGTTCCAGCAAATATGGCAAGGATTGGAATCGATATTGTGATGCAGTCCCTTATCGGCTATTTCCAGGTGTTTTTTAA